Genomic window (Gasterosteus aculeatus chromosome 13, fGasAcu3.hap1.1, whole genome shotgun sequence):
TAATTCCTACGCATCGTGTACGTCTATATATTTTTGCTGGCCTTCGCCATATTAGTGATATCGCATTACCTGTTCAGCAACCGTACTGGCCACATTGAAAGTCAATTATAGTCAATGTGCATTCTAGCAAAAAACTTCTAATAGCAGAAGATATTTGTGTGTCCGAGGATCATTTGAAGGCAGCATTGGTATCTCAACTTGAGCACGGCACGTAGGGGCGTGCTTACGTCACCAAGGGATgctgtgcagagcagcagcatcatcgaAAACAACATGCATTCAAGACTTTAGAAAATAATCATCTAAATAAAATGCACACATTAATATAAGCATTATATTATAGATATTTCCActattttccaaacacagtttattttaatgcagttgTGGTGGAAAATAATGGGTGCTCACTTAGAATGGTGCTCAGATAAATACTTACTGGATTCCAACAGTTTGCGTATGCTTTGGTGAGGCACATTGCATCATGACATCATTATGTGTTCGCGTTCTTAAATTGAACCTTGGTGTAACTAACTCATAAACATGTCTAAAATTCTGGCATATGACCATCTGCCTTAAATATTAAAggggaaattaaatgaaatggtgAAGACGACAAGCcacaagacaaaataaaaagagcaaATCCTAAACCTATAGTGCAACGACCGGTTAGTATCCTTTAATTTGAGCCAGTGACAAATAATATCTTGGTTAAACCTTGAGCTTTAGAAGCTGTGTGGCTTACACATGTTAGTATACGAATAAATTAACTACTGTAAGTAAACCTGTGTGACTGGTAATGAGGAACGTATGAAATGAACTGCAGGTGAGGGAGAACTGACTATGTCCTGttaaacaaatcaacaaaaatatcaggctttctttttatgtaaagtattattattttagtaGTTCACAGTTTTTATGTGGCCAGTCATAACAAATTCATCAAGATTGTATGATTACACAGAATATCGCAGCACCATATACAGCACATGCTATTGATGAGCCTCATTATTCATCAGCTGGTGTAGCCATGGAGGGGCATTTGGGGCGTCCAGAAGCAGGTAAAAGCTTTTCCCAGTACTCTCGACGAGACCTAAAACACATTCTGGTACATTAGTTGGTTGTACATCAACAGTTTCAGCTGACTATTAAAACTTGGTGTCTTTCGTGAAAACAATATCTTTGCTGTCGGGCCTCACCTGGCTCTGACCCACGGTTTAGTGTGCATCTCCAGAGCAGCTCCCCACAGGCCGTGCTTCTCTGACGCCGGCGGGAGGAatcctctctctgcagccagCTCCTCTGCTATGGCTCTGATGTGGTAGGCCTCGAATCCACAGCAGCCACCGATGTAGCGAATGCCGGCGTTGTAAGCCTCTCGGGCGTATTGATGGACGTCCCAGCGGGTCATCGCTCTGGTCTCCAATGCTGAGAGAGagtaacatattttatatttataagtTTTGCTTTTTGATCAACGCCAACaatttgtgaaatgttttttttttatctacacAAAAGAAGACGCTGACCGAACGGGAACTCGGGTAGCGTGAGATATCCGCTGTGGTTGCACTCAGGTGTGTGGAAGCCCAGAGGCTGGATCATGAGATGAGCTTTGAGACCAGCTTTCTCTAATCCTGCTTTCATCAACTTCACCGTGCGAACACACGTCAGAGGATCCAAATGGCAGTTTATTCCAACAATGTCAGCTCCTGCAcatgaacaaaaaacacacacacacatattcaggTTGttgagctgaaacacaaagtCAGACTTGAGGTATCACAGGAGGCCCGTTTACCGGCTCTGACCAGTCTGACAGCACACTCTCCAGGCGGGACTCCGTGCATGTCTCCCTCAGGGGAGATGCACAGCGTTGCACCCACTGGTTTACCGCCGGTCTTCAGCACCTCCACGGCCCACGCCGCCTCTTCCACATGCTCAAAGAACTACAGACAAAATGCAAACCAGTGAATCCCGCACACAATTtgccaagaaaagaaaactctATTCACTTGGGTGTAGTTCACGTCTGGTCTCCATCAAGCGATGGGAAATATATAGCTGCCTCTTTAGCGGCTTACACGCTCAAACTTAACCAGTTTATGACGTTTTGTTAATGTCAATGAGGACGTGGCAGGTGACACATAGGTTTATCAAAAGTTATCAGAACCGCAGAAACAGCGAGATACAAAATGAGAACAGATTGAGGAGAGGCATAGGCATTGTTTCATGATCACTATTACTACAAACATTTGATTCATTGTTGAGATGAACAATACATATCAATGGAGGTTTAAGCACTTAACAATCAATTAAACTTAGTTCTTCCCCTTGTAAAGAAATATCCAATTATTCATGTTGCTGGTGATACCTCTGCAATAAAGAAATCAATCTCCTTCTTGAGGAAGTCGTCCATCTGTTTCTTAAAGATGGCCTTGACTTCAGTCT
Coding sequences:
- the LOC120831287 gene encoding betaine--homocysteine S-methyltransferase 1 codes for the protein MSTMQEKRRGILERLNAGEVVVGDGGYVMQLERRGYVKAGHWTPEAAVEHPEAVRQLHREFLRAGANVIQTFTFYCSEDKLEISGNVPNITGAQINEAACDLAREVANEGEALVAGGVSQTPCYVDTHKETEVKAIFKKQMDDFLKKEIDFFIAEFFEHVEEAAWAVEVLKTGGKPVGATLCISPEGDMHGVPPGECAVRLVRAGADIVGINCHLDPLTCVRTVKLMKAGLEKAGLKAHLMIQPLGFHTPECNHSGYLTLPEFPFALETRAMTRWDVHQYAREAYNAGIRYIGGCCGFEAYHIRAIAEELAAERGFLPPASEKHGLWGAALEMHTKPWVRARSRREYWEKLLPASGRPKCPSMATPADE